The following DNA comes from Phycisphaerae bacterium.
CCATCTGGCGGGAGAGTCGCGACCATTCATTCTTGCGGGAGATTTCAACTTCACCGAGCGCACCCCGCAGGCGGCGGCTCTGCGGCGATTGGGGCTGATTGAAGCGTTCGATCAGGGGGGCTGGGGGCGAGGGTCGACTTGGCCGGTGAACTCAGTCTTTCGATATGTCCCGGGTCTGCGGCTTGACCACATCTACCTGGGCGGCGGCCTGGCGTGCTCGGATTGCCGCGTCGGCCAGGGCCGGGGGTCCGATCACCGCCCCGTGATCGCGAAGATCGGTTTCTCATGGTAGGGCGTGCTCCGAACGCGGCCGATTAGTCTGTGTTTCGAACACATACCTGCGGCTTTCACGTCTGGACTTGCACTTCTGCGTGTGATATCTGTCTCACACGGAACGGAGGTCATGATGATCGACCGCGACACACGAGATAGAATGGCAGTGGTCGTCGAGGACTACCTGGGCGAGAAGATCTCGGCTTTCGCATTCGACGATCAGCTCACCGAGTTATCTGCCAAGACCAAAGACGAGACTGTGAAACGAATCGCACATGAGCTCTGGTTTCACTATGACGACTGCAAAGACCACAAGGTTGTTCTCTCCGGAGCGCAGTGGGATTACTTTCAACGCCTGGTGCTGATCCTGAAATCAGATGCGTCTGTTCGCGTTGAACGGCGACGTACGTGGTCGTGGAGACAGTTGGTAGCCGCGATGCTGTTGGTCTGTTTCGCCGCCGTCTTGGCTTCGCTTGGATGGGGTCTGCATCTCCTGGTCGTCTCGGTTCCGTTTGGACTCGCCTCGATGGTGCTCTCGCGGTGTGGCAGGACGATGCCCGTCGATCAGACGAATCATCTGATCAGGCTGGTTCCGTTCGCTTCTCTCAATCAGATCCTTGCGGTTCGCCGGAAAACGACGGGCTTCAAGAAGTCTCCATACCCACCGGCTCTGATCGACAGGAGAATCCGCAGCCCGTTTATGGATCGGGTTCTCGCCTGGCAGTGGCGGGTCATGTGGTTGCTTTTCTCGCCGATCGCGCTTCTTGGCCAGTGCTTTCCTGATACCGAACAACGCATCGAGGTTGCGGTTGACTAACGCATGGGTTGCTTGCGGGTACGCCTGCGGGAACCACCCTGCCAAAGGCGTGATGAAGATGCAATCGGTCGCAGGACGCCGGGCTGGGCACCTTGGCACCTGACTGGTATGCTGTCGGGCTTGAGCGTGCGGGAGGTAGCAATCATGTTTCAATTGCTCGTGGTCGTTGCGACGATTCTGGGAGCATGTGCGGTGACGGACGGCGATCAATACCTTTATGAGAAGATGACTCCGGAACAGTTGAAGCAGGCCGTGGTCGAGTGTCCGGTCGCGTATCTGCCGACGGGGATTCCCGAGTGGCACGGCGAGCAGAATGCCTGTGGGCTGGATGCACTCAAGGCCGAGACGCTCGGTCAGATGGCCGCGAAGATGCTCGGTGGAATCTGTTTTCCGACGGTGTGGACAGGTCCGGGCGGCTCGACGCCGTTTGACCCGCGACTTTATCCGCGAGGGACGGTGACCATCGATGAGAAGCTCTACCAGAGGCAGATGGAGGAGCTGCTCAACCATCTCGAGAGTCTGGGTTTCAAAGTCGCGGTGCATTTGTCGGGGCACTATCCGGGCGTGGTTCCCAAGCTGGCCGAGAAGTTCAATCAACGAGGCAGGATGAAGGTCATCTCGGCCAGCGAGAATCAGGTGGTCCGAGGCATGCCCGCCGGTGATCACGCGGCGGCGTGGGAAACGTCACTGCTCATGGTACTGAGGCCGGGACTGGTAGACCTCACTCGCCTGCCGCCGCTGCCGGAGGGCGTCAAACCGGCCGGGGAGAAGGTGGCGGAGCCTTACCAGTTCATACCGACAAAGGAGTATTACGGCGTTTACGGCGCCGATCCGCGCGTCTGGGCCAACAAGACTTACGGACGTAGGGGAACGGAGGCCATCCTGGAAGGTCTTGCTCGTGAGGTGGCTGAGGCCCTGGGAGATAGCTCTTACGGGCAGAAGCGGACGGGAATCGAGTGGCCCGGCGATTCAGGGGAGGGGAGTGGGGTTCGATACTGCCATCAGTTGCCGTATCAGTGGTGTGAGCGCTTCGACAAAGCTCCCATCGTCTACTGGCCGCTTGTTGCCGCGGCCGAGTCACCTCAGTCAAGGCAGTCGATCATGCGGGGGGCGGAACAACTGGCCGTAGAG
Coding sequences within:
- a CDS encoding creatininase family protein; its protein translation is MFQLLVVVATILGACAVTDGDQYLYEKMTPEQLKQAVVECPVAYLPTGIPEWHGEQNACGLDALKAETLGQMAAKMLGGICFPTVWTGPGGSTPFDPRLYPRGTVTIDEKLYQRQMEELLNHLESLGFKVAVHLSGHYPGVVPKLAEKFNQRGRMKVISASENQVVRGMPAGDHAAAWETSLLMVLRPGLVDLTRLPPLPEGVKPAGEKVAEPYQFIPTKEYYGVYGADPRVWANKTYGRRGTEAILEGLAREVAEALGDSSYGQKRTGIEWPGDSGEGSGVRYCHQLPYQWCERFDKAPIVYWPLVAAAESPQSRQSIMRGAEQLAVERGGMVFPAFSYAPSTDKGCVAVSAESFRQIVTEVVETLTGMGFRIVVLMPGRDVEPGSREALRAVKLPEEQGRVLVGDPGSGAAPRGLAEAIIATIPRQPSNVRLGGPWTIDGELQVGALAEQVSASPGGERIYETTFELSADQARMSAMLDLGQVVNLCEVVVNDSSPQVDHWPPYRLLVTGRLKPGVNSLKIVARNKPQPTLDKFFHTPGPPVLAGPVILRLWR